One region of Pyramidobacter sp. YE332 genomic DNA includes:
- a CDS encoding amidohydrolase family protein: MVQLTGWIDDGASVFYGRIGWDERGLVTELTPLGGAGKCPSDAAVIRAGLFNAHSHPEQSIYTDIADKSWDLGTWCRHTIYRYSTAMTPRRVRLACERAFARMMAFGTTSVMASYYLHGGRGNELDREVLAAARSVGIRLVFGRMNYDVVNEDASAGKKASQRSYYETPETAERYLRELTALEDEALMICPALHSMHASTEAAIARGIALGWELRRPVQFHLSEDRGDVDLSLKRHGCRPMVFLQRLLDEGRVPSLSHVILSDCCWLDDEERRLIARNGMKVVLDARMNARVKTGFPDVPALLASGIPLWCGTDGEASNDDLNVQGEREFLKARYRGEIDPRVIEGFGRQRFDFGAGYIGALGVGGWADLQVVRSGMVRDVYVGGRKTMEDGRLLGLDVERDVERPLREEVAAMTAAAAEPEV, encoded by the coding sequence ATGGTTCAGCTCACGGGCTGGATCGACGACGGCGCGTCGGTCTTTTACGGACGGATCGGGTGGGACGAGCGCGGCCTCGTGACCGAACTGACGCCGCTCGGCGGCGCGGGCAAATGCCCGTCGGACGCCGCCGTGATCCGGGCGGGGCTTTTCAACGCCCATTCTCATCCCGAGCAGTCGATCTACACCGATATCGCCGACAAAAGCTGGGATCTCGGGACGTGGTGCCGGCACACGATCTACCGCTATTCCACGGCGATGACGCCGCGGCGGGTGCGTCTGGCCTGCGAGCGGGCCTTCGCGCGCATGATGGCTTTCGGTACGACGAGCGTGATGGCGAGTTATTATCTGCACGGCGGGCGCGGCAACGAGCTGGACCGCGAGGTGCTGGCGGCGGCGCGGTCGGTAGGCATCCGTTTGGTCTTCGGCCGCATGAATTACGACGTCGTCAACGAAGACGCCTCCGCGGGCAAAAAAGCCTCGCAGCGCTCCTATTACGAGACGCCGGAAACGGCGGAGCGGTATCTGCGCGAGCTGACGGCGCTCGAAGACGAGGCGCTGATGATCTGTCCGGCGCTGCACAGCATGCACGCCTCCACGGAAGCCGCGATCGCGCGCGGCATCGCGCTGGGCTGGGAACTGCGCCGTCCCGTGCAGTTCCATCTTTCTGAGGATCGGGGCGACGTGGATCTGTCGCTGAAGCGGCACGGCTGCCGGCCGATGGTGTTTTTGCAGCGCCTGCTCGACGAGGGGCGCGTGCCGTCGTTGTCGCACGTGATCCTGTCGGATTGCTGCTGGCTCGACGACGAAGAACGCCGCCTCATTGCCCGCAACGGCATGAAGGTCGTGCTCGACGCGCGCATGAACGCGCGCGTCAAGACGGGCTTCCCCGACGTGCCGGCGCTGCTGGCCTCGGGGATCCCTCTGTGGTGCGGCACCGACGGCGAGGCCAGCAACGACGATCTGAACGTGCAGGGCGAGCGCGAGTTCCTCAAGGCGCGCTACCGCGGCGAGATCGATCCGCGGGTGATCGAAGGCTTCGGCCGCCAGCGCTTCGACTTCGGCGCCGGATATATCGGCGCCCTCGGCGTGGGCGGCTGGGCCGACCTGCAAGTCGTCAGGAGCGGCATGGTACGCGACGTGTACGTGGGCGGGCGCAAAACCATGGAAGACGGCCGTCTGCTCGGGCTGGACGTGGAGCGCGACGTGGAGCGCCCGCTGCGCGAGGAAGTCGCCGCGATGACGGCGGCCGCGGCCGAGCCGGAGGTGTAA
- the gltS gene encoding sodium/glutamate symporter, with product MSWSFAENVLSLKFDALWTTAVALLLLIVGYGLRRRLRFFETFCIPAPVVGGLLMAILALVLHHNGGASVKFTTSLQSPMMLAFFTTVGIGGSLALLRRGGKALIVYLVFCWILAVVQNGAGAALAKLFGIHPALGVMAGAVSLEGGHGAAASFGPLTENLGVAGAAAVAIASATYGLIAGGLLGGPICKWLIDKNHVDIQASDDAIYQKSAAEVMHEGGNSEVTADGFMKSLCLVLVIMALGSLLSGYIARFTKGTNFSLPGYVTAMFVAVIFRNLNDHLHLVKINTRCVDLISDVALGVFLTMAMMSLRIWDLYDLVLPLMGILLFQTLLIATLGALVLFPLLGRDYDAAVMCAGFVGHGLGATPNAVANMGAVCERYGVMSHKAFLIVPLCGAVLIDLVGLPNIVWFINWCTAAAK from the coding sequence ATGTCGTGGAGTTTTGCCGAAAACGTTTTATCGCTCAAGTTCGACGCGCTGTGGACCACCGCCGTCGCCCTGCTGCTGCTCATCGTCGGCTATGGGCTGCGCCGCCGCCTGCGCTTTTTCGAAACGTTCTGCATCCCCGCGCCGGTCGTCGGCGGCCTGCTCATGGCCATCCTCGCCCTGGTCCTGCATCATAACGGCGGCGCCAGCGTCAAGTTCACCACCTCGCTGCAGTCGCCGATGATGCTGGCCTTCTTCACCACCGTCGGCATCGGCGGCAGCTTGGCGCTGCTGCGGCGCGGCGGCAAGGCGCTGATCGTCTATCTGGTCTTCTGCTGGATCCTCGCCGTCGTCCAGAACGGCGCGGGCGCGGCGCTGGCAAAGCTCTTCGGCATCCATCCCGCCCTCGGCGTCATGGCCGGAGCCGTCTCGCTCGAAGGCGGACACGGCGCGGCCGCTTCTTTCGGCCCTCTCACCGAAAATCTCGGCGTCGCCGGCGCGGCCGCCGTCGCCATCGCTTCCGCCACTTACGGCCTGATCGCCGGCGGCCTGCTCGGCGGCCCGATCTGCAAATGGCTGATCGACAAAAACCACGTCGACATCCAGGCCAGCGACGACGCCATCTATCAAAAGAGCGCCGCCGAAGTCATGCACGAGGGCGGCAACAGCGAGGTCACCGCCGACGGCTTCATGAAATCGCTGTGCCTCGTGCTCGTCATCATGGCGCTCGGCTCGCTGCTTTCCGGCTATATCGCCCGCTTCACCAAGGGAACGAACTTCAGCCTGCCCGGTTACGTCACCGCCATGTTCGTGGCCGTGATCTTCCGCAATCTCAACGATCATCTCCATCTGGTCAAGATCAACACCCGCTGCGTCGACCTGATCAGCGACGTCGCTCTCGGCGTGTTCCTGACCATGGCGATGATGAGCCTGCGCATCTGGGATCTGTACGATCTGGTCCTGCCGCTGATGGGCATCCTGCTGTTCCAGACGCTGCTGATCGCGACGCTCGGCGCCCTCGTGCTGTTCCCGCTGCTGGGCAGGGATTACGACGCCGCCGTCATGTGCGCCGGCTTCGTCGGCCACGGTCTGGGCGCCACGCCCAACGCCGTCGCCAACATGGGGGCCGTCTGCGAACGCTACGGCGTGATGTCGCACAAGGCGTTCCTGATCGTGCCGCTCTGCGGCGCGGTGCTGATCGATCTGGTCGGGCTGCCCAACATCGTCTGGTTCATCAACTGGTGCACGGCCGCGGCCAAGTAA
- a CDS encoding autotransporter outer membrane beta-barrel domain-containing protein, translating to MFCLPACGTEEAPRHAEARAGLKPNGIWLTPFYYKNSIDGFHSNAGTWDSDTKLYGVTLGYSKLTPAGLLGAVLNLGRYDAQGKGRLTGSSAEGNVAGFGTFFGTRLGTWNVTASLSHHWLDGNLRGSVRGIPFQSDAVKARIFTAGLKGSFLGLHRTGSLKVTPFLGVNYAHYGEDAFTVSIAARPLIDTGSGSFSQWTFPLGLHLDWDAAHTPTGWSLRPSLELAYVRAAGDVDFRTKLRRISGGAGAVDFNTAMADENSFRASLNLEAQKKWFSLGVKLSGTLSSHQHSFGAALTGKWQF from the coding sequence ATGTTCTGTCTGCCGGCATGCGGAACGGAGGAAGCCCCGAGGCATGCAGAGGCGCGCGCTGGGTTGAAGCCCAACGGCATCTGGCTGACTCCTTTCTATTATAAGAACAGCATCGACGGCTTCCACTCAAACGCTGGAACTTGGGACTCCGACACCAAACTCTATGGCGTCACGTTGGGCTACAGCAAGCTCACTCCCGCAGGTCTGCTGGGGGCCGTTCTCAACCTCGGCAGGTACGACGCTCAAGGGAAAGGCAGGCTGACGGGCAGCAGCGCGGAGGGCAACGTCGCCGGCTTCGGTACGTTTTTCGGCACGCGGCTGGGCACGTGGAACGTCACGGCCAGCCTGTCGCATCACTGGCTGGACGGCAATCTGCGCGGTTCGGTGCGCGGCATTCCTTTTCAGTCCGACGCGGTGAAGGCGCGCATTTTCACGGCGGGGCTGAAGGGGTCGTTTTTGGGGCTGCATCGTACAGGCAGTCTCAAGGTTACGCCATTTCTCGGCGTCAACTACGCCCATTACGGCGAGGACGCCTTTACTGTCTCGATAGCGGCTCGTCCCCTGATCGACACGGGCAGCGGCTCATTCAGCCAATGGACATTTCCTCTCGGGCTGCATTTGGACTGGGATGCCGCGCATACGCCGACGGGCTGGTCGCTCAGACCGTCGCTCGAGCTGGCTTACGTGCGCGCGGCCGGCGATGTGGACTTCCGCACCAAGCTGCGCCGCATATCGGGCGGCGCAGGCGCAGTGGATTTCAACACGGCGATGGCCGACGAGAACAGTTTCCGCGCCTCTTTAAACCTCGAAGCTCAGAAAAAATGGTTTTCGCTGGGCGTCAAACTAAGCGGCACGCTGAGTTCCCACCAGCACAGCTTCGGTGCCGCTCTGACGGGGAAGTGGCAGTTTTAG